One Diospyros lotus cultivar Yz01 chromosome 1, ASM1463336v1, whole genome shotgun sequence genomic window carries:
- the LOC127809138 gene encoding pentatricopeptide repeat-containing protein At2g20540: MTEKMGVLTIRVLEDMFAPLLQKCVEMVRLKKIHAQIFKFSLSQSSFLATKMVDICDQNGEVEYAILLFNQVVEPNSFLYNAMIRAYTHSHLYTSTINVYKHMLTDPQDRDPVFPDKFTYPSVIKSCGGLLCLHLGKQVHGHTCKFGFKSNTVIENSLLDMYVKCENLRDAHKLFEEMTTRDVISWNNLITGHIKLGQLKRARALFEEMPSKTIVSWTAMISGYTRVGCYADALDVFRRMQMEGVKPDWVSLIAILSACAKLGALELGKWIHFFAERNGYLQETCVCNALIEMYAKCGCVGQAWQLFDKMPERDVISWGTMIGGLANHGKAREAIELFQEMQRAKIVPNQITYVGLLSACAHAGFLDEGLTYFESMRKDYGLAPGIEHYGCLVDLLGRTGCLYRALELIKNMPIKPDSAIWGSLLSSCRTHCNLEVAVVAMEHLLELEPDDTGNYVLLSNIYARVGRWDGVSRIRKLIRSKSMKKTPGCSLIEVNSVVKEFRSGDDSKLYSEQIYWVLELLAWNQSTSRNSIIESESML, encoded by the coding sequence ATGACTGAGAAAATGGGTGTCCTGACTATTAGGGTTTTGGAAGACATGTTTGCACCTTTGTTGCAGAAGTGTGTTGAGATGGTAAGGTTGAAGAAAATACATgcccaaattttcaaattctcgCTATCACAAAGCAGCTTCTTGGCGACAAAAATGGTGGACATATGTGATCAAAATGGAGAAGTAGAGTACGCAATTTTGCTCTTCAATCAGGTGGTCGAGCCAAATAGTTTCTTGTACAATGCAATGATTAGAGCTTATACGCATAGCCACTTATACACATCCACAATCAATGTTTACAAGCATATGTTGACAGACCCACAGGACAGAGACCCTGTTTTTCCCGACAAATTCACATACCCATCTGTGATTAAGTCCTGTGGAGGTCTTCTGTGCCTTCATCTAGGCAAGCAAGTTCACGGACATACATGTAAATTTGGGTTTAAGTCTAATACAGTGATTGAGAATTCATTGTTGGACATGTACGTTAAGTGTGAGAATCTGAGAGATGCACACAAGCTGTTTGAGGAAATGACTACAAGAGATGTTATTTCATGGAATAATCTGATCACTGGGCACATTAAATTAGGCCAGTTGAAAAGAGCAAGAGCATTGTTTGAGGAGATGCCAAGTAAGACAATTGTTTCTTGGACAGCAATGATTTCTGGGTACACCCGAGTTGGGTGTTATGCTGATGCTTTGGATGTCTTCAGGAGAATGCAAATGGAAGGAGTTAAACCGGACTGGGTCAGCTTGATTGCAATTTTGTCAGCATGTGCCAAGTTGGGAGCTCTTGAGCTTGGCAAATGGATTCACTTCTTTGCAGAGAGAAATGGGTATCTGCAGGAGACTTGTGTGTGTAATGCTCTGATTGAAATGTATGCAAAATGTGGGTGTGTGGGCCAAGCATGGCAgctgtttgataaaatgcctgAAAGAGATGTGATTTCTTGGGGTACAATGATTGGTGGGCTAGCAAATCATGGCAAGGCAAGAGAAGCAATTGAATTGTTTCAAGAGATGCAGAGAGCAAAGATTGTACCAAATCAGATCACTTATGTTGGGCTTCTATCTGCATGTGCACATGCAGGTTTTTTGGATGAGGGATTGACCTACTTCGAATCTATGAGAAAAGATTATGGTCTAGCGCCAGGAATTGAGCACTATGGTTGTTTGGTTGATCTTCTTGGTCGCACGGGTTGCCTTTATCGGGCGCTTGAACTAATAAAGAACATGCCAATTAAACCAGATTCAGCAATCTGGGGGTCTTTGCTGAGTTCTTGTAGAACTCACTGCAATCTTGAAGTAGCCGTTGTCGCGATGGAGCATCTTCTGGAGCTTGAACCAGATGACACGGGGAACTATGTCTTGCTTTCAAATATTTATGCTAGGGTGGGGAGATGGGATGGTGTGTCGAGGATAAGGAAGCTCATAAGAAGCAAGAGCATGAAGAAAACACCAGGGTGTAGCCTGATAGAAGTCAACAGTGTAGTCAAAGAATTTCGATCTGGGGATGATTCTAAATTATATTCAGAACAAATCTATTGGGTTCTAGAGCTATTGGCTTGGAATCAAAGCACATCTAGAAATTCCATTATTGAAAGTGAAAGCATGTTATAA
- the LOC127809145 gene encoding uncharacterized protein LOC127809145 — translation MSTSGRQDRRRRIAERGQDRLALITGRIQTLPPPSSPPPPESHHSHTASCPPVIAQSTDELLFQPIVSTDDHKAPRSLARQTACVGESVGVNENEDGNVAGPILRKCETSIEASRVPSQEVEHGEQSSDTVPLVQEDSLKSTPVRDNQLEPKVHRHKFFTSNKISSAIAASARIRTYCSVAAAVLAVLSYVGFPILGSRIIKSTIFFRPFYLVLITNVSIVVARLLLDKERGSEKTKQEANNGEANNESSPGADGFVDQVGKALETGLLLQNIMGSIFMDFSIYAIIVICGISMAKTVGW, via the exons ATGTCGACGAGCGGCAGACAGGACAGACGACGTCGCATCGCCGAGAGAGGACAGGACCGCTTGGCCCTCATCACTGGCCGGATCCAAAcccttcctcctccttcttctccgCCTCCACCTGAATCGCATCATTCCCACACCGCCTCTTGTCCCCCGGTCATAGCCCAAAGCACTGACgaacttttgtttcaacccatTG TTTCAACTGATGATCATAAAGCCCCTCGTTCTTTGGCACGACAAACTGCATGTGTTGGTGAATCTGTTGGAGTtaatgaaaatgaagatggaaatGTAGCAGGACCCATTTTGCGCAAATGTGAGACAAGCATTGAAGCTTCAAGAGTTCCCTCTCAGGAAGTCGAACATGGAGAACAATCATCTGATACAGTGCCCCTGGTTCAAGAAGATTCATTGAAATCTACTCCTGTCAGAGATAATCAACTTGAACCAAAGGTTCATCGCCATAAATTTTTTACTTCCAATAAGATTAGTTCTGCAATTGCAGCTTCAGCAAGGATCCGCACTTATTGTTCTGTAGCAGCAGCTGTCTTGGCGGTACTGTCTTATGTTGGATTTCCTATATTGGGAAGCCGCATTATAAAGAGCACCATATTTTTCAGGCCTTTTTATCTGGTTCTGATTACCAATGTATCAATTGTGGTTGCGCGGCTCCTTTTAGATAAAGAAAGAGGGTCAGAAAAGACTAAACAAGAAGCAAATAACGGGGAAGCAAATAATGAATCATCACCTGGCGCAGATGGTTTTGTGGACCAAGTAGGTAAGGCTCTGGAGACAGGTCTTCTGTTGCAGAACATAATGGGCTCAATTTTCATGGATTTTAGTATCTATGCAATTATTGTAATATGTGGTATCTCCATGGCCAAAACAGTTGGATGGTAA